A window of the Methylomagnum ishizawai genome harbors these coding sequences:
- the rpiB gene encoding ribose 5-phosphate isomerase B — protein MKIGIASDHAGFAHKEALRAWLATLGHEVVDYGCFGEERTDYPTWIRPCAEAVVKGEVERGIVLGGSGNGEAIVANRVRGCRCGYAFNQETAFLTRSHNDANCVAIGQRIVDIETAKEIVQTFLETPFEGGRHIPRIEAIDAATK, from the coding sequence ATGAAGATCGGCATCGCTTCGGACCACGCGGGCTTCGCCCACAAGGAGGCGCTCCGCGCCTGGCTCGCCACGCTCGGCCACGAGGTCGTGGATTACGGTTGCTTCGGCGAGGAGCGCACGGACTACCCGACCTGGATCCGGCCCTGCGCGGAGGCGGTGGTGAAAGGCGAGGTGGAGCGCGGCATCGTCCTCGGCGGCAGCGGCAACGGCGAGGCCATCGTCGCCAACCGGGTGCGGGGTTGCCGCTGCGGCTACGCCTTCAACCAGGAAACCGCGTTCCTGACCCGCTCGCACAACGACGCCAATTGCGTCGCCATCGGCCAGAGGATCGTGGATATCGAGACCGCCAAGGAGATCGTCCAGACCTTCCTGGAAACGCCGTTCGAGGGCGGGCGGCATATCCCGAGGATCGAGGCGATAGACGCCGCTACTAAATAG